In a single window of the Palaemon carinicauda isolate YSFRI2023 chromosome 10, ASM3689809v2, whole genome shotgun sequence genome:
- the LOC137648361 gene encoding uncharacterized protein — protein sequence MKQGRSTVKRWGTIFMCLTSRAVHLEVIDTMEQDSFVNAIRRFVARRGPIKRMWSDNGTNIVATERELIEALQRFNEGEIRDTLSIRGIEWKFHPPHASHFGGVWERLIRSVRRALTVACLQQVTTDETFCTLFCEVEDVINSRPVTKFNDDQNCTTPLTPNIILTLKSSPDSFISTWKKDMYVKRRWRQAQFLADEFWRRWIQEHLSLLQVRQKWSVPKRDINVGDVVLRLDKRLPRGSWPLGKVMEVTRSADGRVRQALIKTEMCMRCNERTPSAAR from the coding sequence ATGAAGCAAGGAAGGTCCACAGTGAAGCGTTGGGGCACTATCTTTATGTGCCTTACCTCGCGAGCAGTCCACCTGGAAGTGATCGATACAATGGAACAAGACTCCTTCGTAAATGCCATCAGGCGTTTCGTCGCTCGCAGGGGGCCTATCAAGAGAATGTGGTCCGACAACGGGACCAACATTGTGGCCACGGAACGAGAGCTAATAGAAGCTCTCCAGCGCTTCAATGAAGGAGAAATCAGAGACACACTCTCGATCCGAGGCATAGAGTGGAAATTTCATCCACCACATGCCTCACACTTCGGCGGAGTGTGGGAACGTCTGATCAGGTCCGTCCGAAGAGCCCTCACAGTGGCCTGTCTCCAACAAGTCACGACTGACGAAACGTTTTGCACTTTGTTCTGCGAAGTGGAGGATGTCATTAATAGCCGACCCGTGACGAAGTTCAACGACGACCAGAACTGCACTACCCCTCTCACGCCTAACATTATCCTAACTTTGAAAAGCTCACCCGATTCCTTCATATCCACATGGAAGAAGGACATGTATGTGAAGAGGCGATGGAGACAGGCACAGTTCCTCGCTGACGAATTCTGGCGCAGGTGGATACAGGAGCATCTCTCCCTGCTCCAGGTGCGCCAAAAGTGGTCAGTCCCAAAGCGTGACATCAACGTCGGTGACGTCGTTCTAAGGCTGGACAAGCGGCTTCCCCGAGGCAGCTGGCCTCTAGGGAAAGTAATGGAGGTCACTCGGAGCGCTGACGGTCGCGTACGTCAAGCTTTGATCAAGACTGAGATGTGTATGAGGTGTAATGAGCGTACGCCGAGCGCTGCTCGCTAA
- the LOC137648362 gene encoding uncharacterized protein, with amino-acid sequence MNYASYLKKVKAALGANYTRIELQETMRKIVEKLPHPLRLRWVSKYLKHEHKLPALITFVERQALVAKELKYYECDRCPSKAKPEGTSKPIKAKAFPAHHSSPSDNGIYCVYCKKNKHGIQSCHRFQSLNLDDHWNAVVDAKLCFRCLNVAHNHEACEEESTCGKCGFGTHHTLLNYVTITPPRESANSMRATVSKTSDKPKAGAGTTSNAPPDRTNTETAPKAGTPATTGHVHAMSTDRRPDGRTILKLILVLVNGTCTTIGFIDGGAAPTLAARSLIDRLGVTGRPCNQTMVTEAGTFAYKKVVQLTLGNINGGEEEERVKEVFVTDKINVSTDYIMPSDWLKRWPHMADVELQSMPMDHEQVELVIGLKRRLDNDEAYKTSYVAQIEKYTDKGYAQRVPVNQLDRKDGRIWLMPHHSVRHPVKQKDRVVFGLEARHRGTSLNEHLMQGPDLTNILTCVLRRFREGQHAITADVQEMFHQVKEPEEDRDCLRYFWWPEGVTSKELRVFRMMSHVFGARSSPSVNNFCLRKTALDFGSKCNEEASNSIRCNLYVDILLKAMDDEEECIKLTRDLINLCGDGGFRLNQWTSSSKRILAATPGEERDDSVAVLDLNKDELFPERALGIHWNMSIDVFTFRIILNDKPFNRRGVLSVVASIYDPLGYLSLVPLIAKILLQEMCLRKLSWEEEMSADELVRWKTWLAQLPQLEEFQLRRSFIPPDFEDVDTLQLHHFADTSQTGYGVVSYLHVVGVNRKIHCTLVIGRARVPPLKRTTIHRLELTAAAIAAQMDSKLKTELDLKLAASVFWTDSTSVLKYLRNPTARYQTFVYNRVNLIRDTSDIMAWGYINTTANPADLSSRCLSVGDFLQSSLWFLGLDFLKMDETYGPTMPEDVVRGELDPDVEVKTSPVFDITKKEPTFIESIATRFSSWLKFVRTLAWMIRFIRHTQKAPPYSGDALSSAELRTAENLIWRLTKRQEYEDELSTLSKKGRSLKRSGKLIKLRPFLEDGLLHVGGRLQKSTLADTAKHPIILPSSSRAVKLMVRATHESYWIIRGNAIVKTVIRECLVCR; translated from the exons ATGAACTACGCTTCTTACCTAAAGAAAGTGAAGGCAGCACTGGGTGCAAATTACACTAGAATTGAGCTGCAAGAAACTATGAGAAAGATAGTGGAAAAGCTCCCTCATCCTCTTCGGTTAAGATGGGTCTCAAAGTACCTGAAACACGAACACAAGCTTCCAGCCCTGATCACCTTTGTGGAGAGACAGGCACTGGTTGCTAAAGAACTGAAGTACTACGAGTGCGACCGTTGTCCATCCAAGGCCAAACCTGAGGGCACGAGCAAGCCAATTAAAGCTAAAGCCTTTCCTGCTCACCACAGCTCTCCTTCCGACAATGGGATATATTGCGTATACTGCAAGAAAAATAAGCACGGAATTCAGTCGTGCCACCGATTTCAAAGCCTCAATTTGGATGACCACTGGAATGCTGTGGTGGATGCCAAACTCTGCTTCAGATGCCTAAATGTCGCGCACAATCACGAAGCCTGTGAAGAAGAATCCACGTGTGGCAAGTGCGGCTTTGGGACGCATCACACGCTCTTGAACTATGTGACGATAACCCCTCCAAGGGAAAGTGCAAACTCGATGAGAGCAACTGTGTCCAAGACATCTGACAAGCCTAAAGCGGGGGCCGGGACGACTAGCAATGCACCGCCTGATAGAACTAACACCGAAACCGCTCCAAAGGCTGGGACTCCTGCGACGACGGGGCATGTACACGCTATGTCCACTGACCGACGACCGGATGGTCGTACAATTTTGAAGCTCATCCTAGTCTTGGTGAATGGAACGTGCACTACGATCGGCTTCATAGATGGAGGAGCCGCACCCACGTTAGCCGCAAGGAGCCTAATAGATCGGCTAGGTGTAACGGGAAGGCCTTGCAACCAGACCATGGTGACAGAGGCCGGTACGTTCGCCTACAAAAAAGTGGTCCAACTCACCCTTGGTAACATCAACGGAGGTGAGGAGGAAGAAAGAGTAAAAGAAGTCTTTGTTACTGATAAAATTAATGTGTCAACGGACTACATAATGCCTTCGGACTGGCTGAAGAGATGGCCACACATGGCAGACGTAGAGCTGCAAAGCATGCCAATGGACCACGAACAGGTCGAGCTCGTGATCGG CTTGAAAAGAAGACTAGACAACGACGAAGCTTACAAGACATCCTACGTAGCTCAGATTGAGAAATATACTGATAAGGGCTATGCCCAAAGGGTTCCTGTAAATCAGCTAGACAGGAAGGACGGGCGCATATGGCTCATGCCGCACCACTCTGTCAGGCATCCTGTCAAACAGAAAGACCGAGTGGTCTTCGGATTGGAGGCAAGGCACCGAGGAACATCTCTCAACGAACATCTGATGCAAGGCCCCGACCTCACCAATATCCTGACGTGTGTTCTCCGGCGCTTTAGAGAGGGTCAACATGCCATCACTGCAGACGTGCAGGAGATGTTCCATCAAGTGAAGGAACCTGAAGAGGACAGAGACTGCCTGAGGTACTTCTGGTGGCCAGAAGGTGTCACCAGCAAAGAACTGCGAGTCTTCAGAATGATGTCCCACGTTTTTGGCGCAAGATCATCGCCGAGCGTCAATAACTTCTGCTTACGCAAAACGGCCCTGGACTTCGGAAGCAAGTGTAACGAAGAAGCTTCCAACTCTATACGTTGCAACTTATACGTCGACATCCTTCTTAAGGCGATGGACGATGAGGAAGAATGCATCAAACTGACCAGAGATCTGATCAACCTGTGCGGGGATGGAGGTTTCCGTCTTAACCAATGGACCTCAAGCAGTAAGCGAATTCTAGCTGCGACCCCCGGAGAAGAACGAGACGACTCTGTGGCTGTCTTAGACTTGAATAAAGATGAGCTGTTCCCTGAAAGAGCCCTGGGGATCCATTGGAATATGAGCATAGACGTGTTCACGTTCAGAATCATCCTTAATGACAAGCCTTTCAACCGACGTGGTGTGCTCTCTGTTGTTGCATCGATCTACGACCCCTTGGGCTACTTATCCCTAGTCCCTTTGATCGCGAAGATCCTGTTGCAAGAAATGTGCCTAAGGAAGCTCTCGTGGGAAGAGGAGATGTCTGCTGATGAACTTGTTCGATGGAAGACCTGGCTCGCGCAGTTACCACAACTGGAAGAGTTCCAACTGCGAAGGTCCTTCATACCACCAGACTTCGAAGATGTTGACACCCTTCAGCTGCACCACTTTGCAGACACAAGTCAGACAGGCTATGGTGTAGTCTCTTACTTGCATGTAGTTGGTGTCAACAGAAAGATTCATTGCACTCTCGTCATAGGACGGGCAAGAGTCCCCCCTCTGAAAAGGACCACCATCCATCGTCTTGAGCTGACGGCGGCTGCTATCGCTGCACAGATGGACTCAAAGCTGAAGACTGAGCTCGATCTGAAACTGGCCGCGTCAGTCTTCTGGACTGATAGCACGTCAGTGCTGAAATATCTCAGAAATCCGACTGCGAGGTATCAGACCTTCGTGTACAATAGGGTCAATCTCATTAGGGATACATCCGATATTATGGCGTGGGGATACATAAATACTACTGCGAACCCAGCAGACCTCTCGTCACGTTGCCTTTCTGTCGGTGACTTCCTCCAGTCATCTTTGTGGTTTTTAGGACTAGATTTCCTCAAGATGGATGAAACTTACGGGCCAACCATGCCCGAAGACGTGGTCAGAGGAGAGCTTGATCCAGACGTCGAAGTGAAGACTTCTCCCGTCTTCGATATAACGAAGAAAGAACCAACGTTTATTGAATCAATAGCGACAAGATTCTCCTCTTGGTTGAAGTTTGTCAGAACCCTCGCGTGGATGATAAGATTTATCCGCCACACGCAGAAGGCTCCCCCATACAGCGGCGACGCACTCTCGAGTGCGGAGCTGCGTACCGCAGAGAATTTGATCTGGAGACTAACCAAAAGGCAAGAGTATGAAGATGAGTTAAGCACCCTCTCGAAGAAGGGAAGATCGCTGAAGAGGTCTGGTAAATTAATAAAGCTGAGACCATTTCTCGAGGATGGATTGCTCCATGTTGGTGGTCGATTGCAGAAATCAACACTGGCAGATACGGCCAAACATCCGATCATCTTACCCAGCAGTTCTCGGGCGGTCAAGCTTATGGTGAGAGCCACGCACGAGTCCTACTGGATCATCCGCGGAAATGCGATAGTCAAGACTGTCATTCGAGAATGCTTGGTCTGTCGCTGA